One stretch of Enterobacter sp. RHBSTW-00994 DNA includes these proteins:
- a CDS encoding hemagglutinin repeat-containing protein, whose protein sequence is MDNRHSVSFCRRFLSYAICAVIAGQPLLPAIGAAITPSGNAQMEQAGNGVPVVNIATPNGAGISHNQYGDYNVGKEGLILNNATGKLNQTQLGGLIQNNPNLKAGQEARGIINEVTGGKRSELKGYTEVAGKAANVMVANPYGITCDGCGFINTPQATLTTGKPVMSADGSLQALEVTKGSITINGAGLDASQSDAVSIIARATDINAQLHAKDLTVTTGANRVGADGSITPIKGEGVAPTVAIDTSALGGMYANRIRLASTERGVGVNLGNLNARQGDITLNAAGKLVLKDSLATGNTTITATDVTLSGDNKTSGNLNVTGTNALMLNQTRLVADKHLTLSSSGLIAQNGGELTAGQNITLSGHALNQDNSGKTNASGNVTLSATGNAMMKGNTVAGNSLVVNTGSLSNSGILAAGTDAHVRTGELTHSGTLQGNTLNVIATDLTSTGGLKAGRSLDISARDITLSGQTISGDSLILKGNTLKTTATAQTQGNSVSVEVQNAQFDGTQAARDSLAIKTRGRLTHGGITQAQTLKTENDSFSNSGLLLATGDIHVLTQSVANTGTVAGNVLFINAEHINNNGLLQGDDSLNLTGRALDLQAGSRTLTNGILSLSGTTLTSAGQIQGNGISVNAHDWQQGGSLLATGALLASVTGTLNNTGELLSQNNATLNVAHIISSGRLLSAGDLAVTGNTLHNSGTVQGNNVALYQDRITNNGAITGVAALTLATRPDMASPFLSLVNNAKGSLLTAGDLSVTAGELNNTGQWQGKRVLVHAQKLTNSGALQAAELLDAQISNNLTGVTGSKITSNGEMALSALTLTNGGQWIAKNLALNANALTNSGEITGVDALSATLKQSLNNQTGGKLLSGGSLNLSAGSTTNAGQVRGASLTMNVSGELGNTAGAVLLSQDTLKLSSATLSNQGTIQGGGESSVEARTRIQNDGKLISGGKLTLGAPELMNNSNGLMQAVTLLLDVVNTVNGGRVLTSDRAELKGTTLTNNGTLQGADLLVNYRSFTSSGTALGTASLTVKGDSLSHTDSGKLYSAGNLLLDVRDFSGRGLVVALGDTTLKLINALSNNATLAAGKTLSVTSQNAVTNNRLMQGNSIVLNAGGEFVNNAQLTLGSGNSTFSAQHILQNTPGSLRAGGDVYLASRGNITVNGFTGTAGSLTMSAAGTLLNSTLIYAGHNLSLFADRIHNIYGDILAGNNLWMQRDAVGNANRQVVNTSGNIETQKGDITVKTASLLNHREGLTATTTENVASAAEPKIAVNIDDMPEGSVGVYYDSRTFHGGGGCAEGLCITYYKFYYAPFEDYLSRKFILSESATHVTSQGGAGRIASGRDISINAASLNNEASVILANRDIQLSGGDFNNQSWQDGTTKEYLIYSFDGKVATDSVSYMDNLSSRGGVDVEVTRPGSDSLTFSVTGHNTESQTGAIYRAIISAGGNLSANFTNNIGNTTVTANAGGISNTINAPSLNTLTPQGIGNSFSGESLAAVDNTGIRGPGGLSDIADGLVAISGANSSLYPLPSGNNGYFVPSTDPDSPYLITVNPKLEGLGNVDSSLFNGLYGLLGMTPGQAPHADARWSDEKTFLGSAYFLDRLGLRPEKDYRFLGDAVFDTRYVSNALLNQTGSRYIKGLGSDLEQMQYLMDSAASQQKGLGLTFGVSLTAEQVASLSGSILWWESATLNGQTVMVPKLYLSPKDITLNHGGVISGNNVQLAAGNITNSAGTLTAQNGLALDSASSIDNLNAGLINAGGSLNLSAVGDINNVGSAIAGKAVALESITGSINNITQTQKWGGSDARTHLSGTDTGSTATITASDSLSLDAGRNINITGAEVTSGGSLGMFAGNDISIAANEITASDSHRNRKNREVSSSATSHQGSTVSAGKSVMMAADNNLNIIASDISAQDNALLSAGNDLNLNAARENESHRNGKSESHESHAAVSTVTAGKNLTLTAGRDVNSQAASVAAENNVAVQAGRDVNLMAESASEGNSYRSKNKKEINESVRQQGSEITAGEHLAVVAGRDVTAQAADVYATGKTAVVAGRDITLSTSTESDYEYLEKKKTSGGMFSKKTTHTLHEESHSREKGTQLSGESVILSAGNDLMLQGSSVAAERDVALTAGNNVTVEAATNTDTFYDMKKTKKSGVFSSGSGFGVTIGSQSSKNTRKGAETTQSDARSMVGTSGGNVIISAGNQVTLSAADVMAGRAKDDTTRATGHIDITGSNIVIIPGRDTVTESAKHESKSSGITVSVKAPFEDTVRNVRDTVRGKDGSGKNSTVDKVKSLSAEGAALASDGPGQMAAVSAGRSKSSAESHYQGEFNSGSSLAAAGNIQMTATGKQGGSNSGNILIAGSQINAGEAVLLDAKRDVDITTSTDREAYSSRSKSSGWNVTSEMPTAGSATRATQGGGKHGSQLLPGGMKQSEDSNRGTRTTENASVIQGSDIYVNSREGSVNISGSQLTATEDLMLAAVKGNITVTAGRDTSQNDVRGSSKTIGTLGGDGYSATAGYSREKHSSKEGATTEFGQRSQLTSQTGNIIAQAGGDLSLSGTDVRAGQSVSLSGENVLFDVSRDTRDGEAHSNSSQYGVTAAAGGWAVDAAKAAESTARSVEDGDDARLTAIRTGQAGMTAAQGMMTDSAVVKGKVSVTVGSSSQDNSYHVTNTHGTTVNAGESVVINARNDIVGQGVQIGGKKVVLDAGRDILLTASQNTQNSQSKNSGSQFSAGVGVSLIGSQNGISIELGASQQKGKENSQSLSNTNSVIRAEDQLTISSGRDTTLNGAELEGHRVVMNTGRDLTISSVQDTASYDSRQSSSGVGLSLCIPPICYGASSGSVSASGENVTQSGRSVTDQSGIRAGDGGFDIRVGNHTQLDGAVIASKADSDKNRLETGTLGWRDIHNESKTSGDSYTVAVSGSAGGSGSGENRNVSPAIGTGHAERNISGTTSSAISNGSIIIRDPANEQQDIAGLSRDTENIHRGVDVTGDVQKVKDNLAVQSEGSVLAASALDVYGKYAERKAKESNAALKEKLAAEGKLTGDMTAEEREARLKADPDYQVTDYGPGSEFWTKGSAAAGLLAGALGGNLKAGAAAGAAPLLASLVRKVDEASARAALHGIVAAALTKVSGGRGSEGMKAGAAGAITGSGMTEHLISALYGNRTASELTADEKRLVSSLVTIAGGLAGAGVSGGNLSMAALASNTARVEVENNSLSDLHEQLVTGESQIDKFKKQLKIDEEKFSQENCAGISAEACTVKFYEHRRTELNGITSTTADFLPVVGDFKSYAEAEDWIDYTLATVGLIPGADFVTKPLKEAKQLLKAGDLNGANKLLQETSDQISSVTRPGHRQSEIDVGNDLGDGWKEQVSYKDGKEVPYGTKGSTRPDWCNGDVCSLEVKNYNIATNQSGLINNVAKQAIERQKHLPEGMMQEIVIDVRGQVLSLAQEDAIVRGIVQKSNGIVKPTDIQFKR, encoded by the coding sequence ATGGATAACCGTCACTCCGTCTCTTTCTGTCGTCGTTTCCTGAGTTATGCCATCTGTGCCGTCATCGCGGGGCAGCCGTTATTACCTGCCATCGGCGCAGCGATAACGCCCTCCGGCAACGCACAAATGGAACAAGCGGGTAACGGTGTGCCGGTGGTCAATATTGCTACGCCCAACGGGGCGGGAATATCCCATAACCAGTACGGCGACTATAACGTCGGGAAAGAAGGGCTGATCCTCAATAACGCCACCGGCAAACTGAACCAGACGCAGCTAGGCGGTCTTATCCAGAATAACCCGAACCTGAAGGCTGGACAGGAAGCCAGAGGCATTATTAATGAGGTGACAGGAGGTAAGCGTTCCGAGCTAAAGGGTTATACCGAAGTTGCAGGTAAAGCCGCAAACGTCATGGTCGCCAACCCTTACGGTATTACCTGTGATGGTTGTGGCTTTATCAACACACCGCAGGCGACGCTCACGACCGGCAAGCCGGTGATGAGCGCCGACGGTAGCCTCCAGGCGCTGGAGGTTACAAAAGGCAGCATTACCATCAATGGGGCAGGGCTGGATGCCAGCCAGTCAGATGCGGTGTCCATCATCGCCCGTGCAACAGACATCAACGCGCAGCTCCATGCGAAAGATTTAACGGTGACAACCGGGGCTAACCGGGTTGGCGCAGACGGAAGCATTACTCCCATAAAGGGCGAAGGTGTTGCCCCGACCGTCGCAATTGATACCAGTGCACTTGGTGGAATGTACGCGAACCGTATCCGGCTGGCCTCGACAGAGCGTGGCGTTGGGGTAAACCTCGGCAACCTCAATGCCCGCCAGGGGGATATTACGCTGAATGCAGCAGGTAAACTGGTCCTGAAGGACAGTCTTGCCACTGGTAACACGACCATCACCGCAACGGACGTTACCCTTTCCGGCGATAACAAAACCAGTGGAAACCTGAATGTCACCGGGACAAATGCCCTGATGCTGAATCAGACCCGTCTGGTGGCCGATAAACATCTGACGCTGTCCTCGTCCGGGCTGATTGCGCAGAACGGTGGGGAACTGACTGCCGGGCAGAACATCACGCTCAGCGGCCATGCACTCAACCAGGACAATAGCGGCAAAACAAACGCCAGCGGCAATGTCACCCTGAGTGCCACCGGCAATGCGATGATGAAAGGCAACACAGTTGCCGGAAACTCCCTCGTTGTTAATACCGGGAGTCTGAGCAACAGCGGGATACTGGCTGCCGGAACGGATGCTCATGTCAGAACGGGTGAGCTGACCCACAGCGGCACTCTCCAGGGTAACACTCTGAATGTCATCGCCACCGATCTCACCAGTACCGGTGGCCTGAAAGCTGGCCGTTCTCTGGATATCAGCGCCCGCGATATCACGCTGTCCGGTCAGACCATTTCGGGTGACAGTCTGATCCTGAAAGGCAACACACTGAAAACCACTGCCACGGCACAGACGCAGGGTAACAGCGTCAGCGTGGAGGTACAGAACGCACAGTTCGACGGGACACAGGCGGCCAGAGACAGTCTTGCCATTAAGACCCGTGGCCGTCTGACACATGGCGGCATCACCCAGGCGCAGACGCTGAAGACAGAAAACGACAGCTTCAGTAACAGTGGCCTGTTACTGGCAACCGGAGATATTCATGTACTTACGCAATCCGTGGCGAATACCGGCACTGTCGCAGGCAACGTCCTGTTCATTAACGCAGAACACATCAACAACAACGGACTGTTACAGGGTGACGATTCACTGAACCTGACCGGGCGTGCTCTTGATCTACAGGCTGGCTCCCGCACGCTCACAAATGGGATATTAAGCCTTTCGGGAACGACACTCACCAGCGCAGGACAGATCCAGGGAAACGGTATCAGCGTTAATGCTCATGACTGGCAACAGGGCGGCAGTTTGCTGGCAACGGGCGCGCTTTTGGCATCGGTTACCGGGACGCTGAACAACACCGGCGAACTGCTGAGCCAGAACAACGCCACGCTGAATGTGGCACATATCATCAGCAGCGGCCGCCTGTTGTCTGCCGGTGATCTTGCGGTTACAGGTAATACGCTTCATAACAGCGGTACGGTGCAGGGGAATAATGTCGCCCTTTATCAGGACCGCATCACCAACAACGGGGCGATCACCGGGGTCGCGGCACTCACGCTGGCTACTCGTCCGGATATGGCCTCACCGTTTCTGTCGCTGGTTAATAACGCAAAGGGATCGCTGCTGACTGCGGGCGATTTGTCCGTCACTGCCGGCGAACTAAACAATACAGGACAATGGCAGGGGAAACGGGTACTCGTTCATGCGCAGAAACTGACGAACAGCGGTGCGCTTCAGGCGGCAGAGTTACTGGACGCGCAAATCAGCAATAACCTCACCGGCGTAACCGGCAGCAAAATCACCTCAAACGGCGAAATGGCCTTATCGGCGCTGACGCTGACGAACGGCGGACAGTGGATCGCGAAAAACCTCGCACTCAACGCAAATGCGTTGACAAACAGCGGAGAGATCACCGGGGTCGATGCACTGTCAGCCACCCTGAAACAGAGCCTGAATAACCAGACCGGCGGGAAACTGCTCAGCGGTGGCAGTCTGAATCTCAGTGCAGGCAGTACCACGAATGCCGGGCAGGTTCGGGGGGCATCGCTGACGATGAATGTCTCCGGGGAACTGGGCAATACCGCCGGAGCCGTGCTGCTGAGCCAGGATACGCTGAAGCTATCATCAGCAACGCTGAGCAATCAGGGCACGATTCAGGGCGGCGGTGAATCTTCCGTGGAGGCCCGCACCCGCATACAGAACGACGGGAAACTCATCTCGGGAGGGAAACTCACGCTGGGCGCACCGGAACTGATGAACAACAGCAACGGGCTGATGCAGGCCGTCACGCTGCTGTTGGATGTGGTGAATACGGTGAACGGTGGGCGCGTACTAACGTCCGATCGTGCAGAGCTGAAAGGCACGACGCTGACCAACAATGGTACGCTTCAGGGGGCGGATCTGCTGGTGAATTATCGGAGCTTCACCAGCAGCGGTACGGCGCTCGGTACTGCCTCCCTGACGGTAAAAGGGGACTCTCTCAGTCATACCGACAGCGGTAAACTTTACAGCGCGGGCAACCTGCTGCTTGATGTGCGCGATTTCAGTGGTCGGGGTCTGGTCGTTGCGCTGGGCGATACCACACTGAAACTGATTAACGCGCTCTCGAACAACGCTACGCTGGCCGCAGGCAAAACGTTGTCCGTGACGTCGCAGAATGCCGTCACAAACAACAGGCTGATGCAGGGCAATTCCATCGTGCTCAATGCCGGGGGCGAGTTTGTCAACAATGCGCAACTGACCCTCGGCAGTGGTAACAGTACGTTCAGTGCGCAGCACATCCTGCAAAATACCCCCGGCTCGCTCCGGGCTGGGGGAGATGTGTATCTGGCCAGCCGGGGCAATATCACCGTCAACGGTTTTACCGGGACGGCGGGTAGCCTGACGATGAGTGCGGCTGGGACCCTGCTCAACAGCACCCTGATTTACGCGGGTCATAACCTCTCGCTGTTTGCTGATCGCATTCACAATATCTATGGCGACATACTGGCGGGCAATAATCTCTGGATGCAGAGAGATGCGGTCGGGAATGCCAACCGCCAGGTGGTAAATACATCGGGGAATATTGAGACGCAGAAGGGCGATATTACGGTTAAAACCGCCAGTTTGCTAAATCACAGGGAAGGGTTAACTGCTACAACGACAGAGAATGTGGCTTCAGCAGCGGAACCAAAGATTGCCGTTAATATTGATGATATGCCTGAAGGTAGTGTTGGGGTGTATTACGATTCCAGAACTTTCCACGGTGGAGGCGGTTGTGCTGAAGGGCTCTGCATAACCTATTACAAATTTTACTATGCTCCATTCGAGGATTATTTATCCCGGAAATTTATCCTCTCTGAATCGGCTACTCACGTAACCAGTCAGGGGGGGGCGGGACGAATTGCCTCTGGACGAGATATCAGCATAAATGCCGCGTCATTGAATAATGAAGCCAGCGTTATTCTTGCTAATCGGGATATACAACTGTCAGGGGGCGATTTTAATAATCAATCCTGGCAGGACGGGACAACAAAAGAATATTTAATTTATTCCTTTGATGGAAAGGTGGCTACAGACTCTGTCAGCTATATGGACAATCTATCCAGCCGTGGTGGCGTTGATGTGGAAGTCACTCGTCCTGGCAGTGACAGTCTGACGTTTAGTGTGACAGGTCATAATACTGAGTCTCAGACGGGCGCGATCTATCGCGCCATTATCAGCGCTGGCGGCAATCTCAGTGCGAATTTCACAAACAACATCGGCAATACCACCGTCACGGCGAATGCGGGTGGTATCAGCAACACGATTAATGCACCTTCGCTGAACACGCTGACACCGCAGGGTATCGGCAATAGCTTTAGTGGTGAATCACTGGCGGCAGTCGACAATACGGGGATCCGCGGCCCCGGTGGACTGAGCGATATCGCGGACGGGCTGGTGGCCATTTCAGGCGCCAACAGCAGTCTGTACCCGCTTCCGTCTGGCAATAACGGTTACTTTGTGCCATCGACAGACCCTGACAGCCCGTATCTGATTACGGTGAATCCGAAGCTGGAAGGGCTCGGGAATGTAGACAGCAGTTTGTTTAACGGCCTGTATGGACTCCTCGGGATGACACCGGGTCAGGCTCCGCATGCGGACGCGCGATGGAGTGATGAAAAAACGTTCCTTGGCTCGGCATACTTCCTCGATCGTCTGGGGCTGCGCCCGGAAAAAGACTACCGTTTCCTCGGCGATGCAGTTTTTGATACCCGTTATGTGTCAAATGCTCTGCTGAACCAGACCGGCTCACGTTATATCAAGGGGCTCGGTTCAGACCTTGAGCAGATGCAATACCTGATGGACAGTGCCGCATCACAACAGAAAGGTCTCGGACTCACCTTTGGTGTGTCACTGACCGCTGAACAGGTTGCCAGCCTCTCCGGCAGTATTCTGTGGTGGGAGTCTGCGACCCTCAACGGGCAGACCGTGATGGTGCCGAAACTCTACCTTTCTCCGAAAGATATCACCCTTAACCATGGCGGCGTGATCAGCGGGAATAACGTACAGCTTGCGGCGGGGAATATCACCAACAGCGCAGGGACTCTCACTGCACAGAATGGCCTCGCGCTCGACAGCGCCAGCAGCATCGACAACCTGAATGCGGGGCTTATTAACGCAGGTGGCAGCCTCAACCTGAGCGCAGTCGGGGATATCAACAATGTGGGGTCGGCGATTGCCGGTAAAGCCGTTGCGCTGGAGAGTATTACCGGCAGCATTAACAACATCACGCAGACGCAGAAGTGGGGGGGGAGCGACGCACGCACGCATCTTAGCGGGACCGATACTGGCTCAACCGCGACCATAACTGCATCAGACTCGCTGTCACTGGATGCCGGGAGGAACATTAACATCACCGGGGCGGAGGTCACCTCTGGTGGTTCGCTCGGCATGTTCGCCGGTAACGATATCAGTATTGCCGCGAATGAGATCACCGCAAGCGACAGTCACCGTAACCGCAAGAACCGGGAAGTCAGCAGTAGCGCCACCTCGCATCAGGGCAGTACCGTCAGCGCAGGCAAAAGTGTGATGATGGCTGCGGATAACAACCTGAATATCATTGCATCAGATATCAGTGCACAGGATAACGCCCTGCTTTCTGCTGGAAATGACCTTAACCTGAATGCTGCGCGGGAAAATGAAAGTCATCGTAACGGTAAATCAGAGAGTCATGAAAGCCATGCCGCTGTTTCAACGGTAACCGCCGGAAAAAACCTCACGCTGACAGCAGGGCGTGATGTGAACAGCCAGGCTGCCAGCGTCGCGGCGGAAAACAACGTCGCCGTTCAGGCAGGACGAGATGTGAACCTGATGGCAGAGTCTGCCAGCGAAGGCAACAGTTACCGCTCAAAAAACAAAAAAGAGATTAATGAGTCTGTTCGCCAGCAGGGCAGCGAGATCACTGCGGGGGAGCATCTTGCCGTGGTTGCTGGTCGTGATGTGACCGCGCAGGCGGCAGATGTGTATGCCACGGGCAAAACCGCGGTGGTCGCCGGGCGGGATATCACGCTCAGCACCTCCACCGAAAGTGATTACGAATACCTCGAGAAGAAAAAAACCTCCGGCGGGATGTTCAGCAAGAAGACCACCCACACCCTCCACGAGGAAAGCCACTCCCGTGAGAAAGGCACGCAACTTTCAGGGGAAAGTGTGATTCTCAGTGCGGGTAATGACCTGATGCTTCAGGGCTCATCCGTTGCTGCTGAACGCGACGTGGCGCTGACAGCCGGAAACAACGTGACGGTCGAAGCGGCAACCAACACCGACACGTTCTACGACATGAAGAAGACGAAGAAATCCGGCGTCTTCAGCAGTGGTTCAGGTTTTGGTGTGACCATCGGCTCGCAGTCGTCAAAAAATACCCGTAAGGGGGCAGAAACGACCCAGAGCGATGCCCGAAGTATGGTGGGAACCTCTGGTGGTAACGTCATCATCAGTGCCGGAAATCAGGTCACGCTGAGTGCAGCCGATGTGATGGCCGGACGGGCGAAAGATGACACTACCCGCGCCACCGGGCATATCGATATTACGGGCAGCAACATCGTCATTATCCCCGGACGGGATACCGTTACTGAATCAGCGAAGCACGAAAGCAAATCCTCCGGTATTACCGTCAGTGTGAAAGCGCCCTTTGAGGACACCGTACGTAATGTGCGTGACACCGTGCGCGGGAAGGACGGTAGTGGTAAAAACAGTACCGTTGATAAGGTGAAATCACTCAGTGCAGAAGGGGCTGCACTGGCTTCGGATGGTCCTGGGCAGATGGCTGCTGTCTCTGCGGGGCGCAGTAAGTCTTCCGCCGAGTCGCACTACCAGGGTGAGTTCAACAGCGGCAGCAGTCTTGCTGCTGCTGGCAATATCCAGATGACGGCCACCGGTAAACAGGGGGGCAGCAACAGCGGCAATATTCTGATTGCAGGCAGCCAGATCAACGCCGGTGAAGCGGTGCTTCTGGATGCGAAACGCGACGTAGATATCACGACCTCCACCGACCGGGAGGCATACAGTAGCCGTAGTAAATCCAGCGGCTGGAACGTCACCTCGGAGATGCCGACCGCAGGCAGTGCTACCCGTGCTACCCAGGGCGGAGGGAAACATGGTAGCCAGCTTCTGCCGGGGGGGATGAAGCAGTCGGAGGATAGCAACCGCGGGACCCGCACGACAGAGAACGCGTCGGTCATTCAGGGTTCTGATATTTACGTCAACAGCCGTGAGGGCAGCGTGAATATCAGTGGTAGCCAACTCACCGCCACAGAAGACCTGATGCTTGCTGCGGTGAAAGGCAACATCACGGTCACTGCCGGACGCGACACGTCGCAAAATGATGTGAGAGGCAGCAGCAAAACGATTGGCACACTGGGTGGCGATGGCTACAGTGCCACAGCAGGTTACAGCCGGGAGAAACATAGCAGCAAGGAGGGTGCTACCACTGAGTTCGGGCAGCGTAGCCAGCTAACGAGCCAGACCGGCAACATCATTGCGCAGGCCGGAGGCGACCTCTCGCTTTCGGGGACGGATGTCCGCGCTGGTCAGTCGGTAAGTTTAAGTGGCGAGAACGTGCTGTTTGATGTGAGCCGTGACACCCGCGACGGAGAAGCCCACAGCAACAGTTCGCAGTACGGTGTGACCGCCGCTGCCGGTGGCTGGGCGGTTGATGCTGCAAAAGCGGCAGAGAGCACAGCTCGTAGCGTGGAAGACGGTGATGATGCGCGGCTCACCGCCATCAGAACAGGCCAGGCAGGCATGACTGCCGCCCAGGGGATGATGACGGACTCTGCTGTCGTCAAGGGCAAAGTCTCCGTTACGGTGGGCTCTTCCTCGCAGGACAATTCCTACCACGTCACGAACACCCATGGCACGACCGTGAACGCTGGAGAGAGCGTCGTCATTAACGCCCGCAACGATATTGTCGGCCAGGGCGTACAGATTGGCGGTAAAAAGGTGGTACTTGATGCGGGACGGGATATCCTGCTTACTGCGTCACAGAACACGCAGAATAGCCAGAGCAAAAACAGTGGCAGCCAGTTCAGCGCAGGCGTAGGCGTCAGCCTGATTGGCTCGCAGAACGGTATCAGCATTGAACTGGGGGCATCACAACAGAAAGGTAAGGAAAACAGCCAGTCACTGAGTAACACCAACAGCGTGATCCGTGCTGAAGACCAGCTTACGATCAGCAGCGGACGTGACACCACGCTGAATGGGGCTGAACTGGAAGGTCACCGCGTGGTGATGAATACCGGGCGTGATCTGACCATCAGCAGCGTCCAGGACACGGCATCCTACGACAGTCGGCAATCTTCATCAGGCGTAGGCCTCAGCCTGTGCATCCCACCGATTTGCTATGGAGCATCTTCCGGTTCAGTCAGCGCTTCAGGTGAGAATGTCACCCAGAGTGGAAGGAGCGTCACAGACCAGAGCGGTATTCGCGCCGGGGACGGGGGCTTTGATATCCGGGTGGGTAATCACACCCAGCTTGATGGTGCGGTGATTGCTTCCAAAGCGGACAGTGACAAAAACAGGCTGGAGACCGGAACGCTTGGCTGGAGGGATATTCATAACGAAAGTAAAACCTCCGGCGACAGTTACACGGTGGCGGTTTCGGGCAGTGCGGGAGGGAGCGGGAGTGGTGAAAACCGTAACGTGTCTCCGGCCATCGGCACAGGTCATGCTGAAAGGAACATCAGTGGCACGACCTCATCAGCCATCAGTAACGGCAGCATCATTATCCGGGACCCGGCAAACGAGCAACAGGATATCGCAGGGCTGAGCCGGGATACGGAGAATATCCACCGGGGTGTGGATGTTACGGGTGATGTGCAGAAGGTGAAGGATAATCTGGCGGTACAGAGTGAAGGGAGCGTCCTTGCAGCGTCAGCGCTGGATGTGTACGGAAAGTATGCAGAACGGAAGGCAAAAGAATCCAATGCGGCGCTGAAAGAGAAGCTGGCGGCAGAAGGCAAACTGACCGGTGACATGACAGCGGAGGAGCGGGAAGCCAGGCTGAAAGCAGACCCTGATTATCAGGTTACAGACTACGGTCCGGGGAGTGAGTTCTGGACGAAAGGGAGCGCCGCGGCGGGATTACTGGCAGGTGCGCTGGGTGGTAACCTGAAGGCAGGAGCGGCAGCCGGAGCGGCTCCGCTTCTGGCCTCGCTGGTAAGGAAGGTGGATGAAGCGTCGGCCCGTGCGGCGCTGCATGGTATCGTTGCAGCAGCCCTGACGAAAGTGTCTGGTGGCAGAGGTTCAGAGGGAATGAAGGCCGGGGCGGCAGGAGCCATAACAGGCTCCGGGATGACGGAGCATCTGATAAGTGCGCTGTATGGAAACAGGACGGCGAGTGAACTGACTGCGGATGAGAAGCGTCTGGTCAGCAGCCTGGTGACGATAGCGGGTGGTCTGGCAGGGGCGGGAGTCAGTGGCGGGAATCTGTCGATGGCGGCCCTGGCATCGAACACAGCGAGGGTGGAGGTTGAGAATAACTCTTTGAGCGATCTTCATGAGCAGTTAGTTACTGGCGAATCGCAGATAGACAAGTTCAAGAAACAGCTAAAAATAGATGAAGAGAAGTTCAGTCAGGAGAACTGCGCCGGGATAAGTGCGGAAGCCTGTACCGTTAAGTTTTATGAACATCGCAGAACAGAACTTAACGGAATCACCTCAACCACAGCCGATTTTCTGCCCGTGGTTGGAGATTTTAAGAGCTACGCTGAAGCCGAAGACTGGATTGATTATACGTTAGCAACTGTTGGGCTTATTCCTGGTGCAGACTTTGTTACAAAACCACTGAAGGAAGCTAAACAGTTGTTGAAGGCTGGTGACCTTAATGGTGCGAATAAGCTTCTACAAGAAACCAGTGATCAAATATCTTCAGTAACCCGGCCTGGACATCGGCAATCAGAAATAGATGTTGGGAATGATCTTGGAGATGGCTGGAAGGAACAGGTCAGCTACAAAGATGGAAAAGAAGTTCCTTATGGCACTAAAGGTAGCACCCGACCAGACTGGTGCAATGGAGATGTTTGTAGTTTAGAGGTAAAAAATTACAACATCGCTACAAATCAGAGCGGATTAATTAACAACGTAGCAAAGCAGGCAATTGAACGGCAGAAACATTTACCGGAAGGAATGATGCAGGAAATTGTCATTGATGTTCGTGGGCAAGTTCTTTCTCTTGCGCAAGAAGATGCAATTGTCCGAGGTATCGTTCAAAAATCCAATGGTATAGTTAAGCCCACCGATATTCAGTTTAAAAGGTAG